A genomic region of Deltaproteobacteria bacterium contains the following coding sequences:
- a CDS encoding AAA family ATPase encodes MATRKLTGHIRDLMAERLDLTVDPSSLFEVALGDEAAIRVEAERLRTILAHAARIPADAGISDATVAGPSRRARPRRGHDRRRDAGAPPDATPHELPRDLPASLWAARVELDRARLDFLVLPRARREELLGRHAARQRGAGANKEAAEISAANRRALAATEERQLALSMARRARSEAERLVAEERARLLDVAREQAELEGRIARESQALKERADKTLLLLREVRELEQTRKNGAGADALYANLRAWVRATREEVAAALAAPRREVPGASDDRLAGLAVDVDRQSVGQTRATLEKAARRLRVLAERARWARVHGLHAEMLALNDARLRLLPQLSASKRSAITGFSEVGREQAGAELRQVTLVLRYHLQATLRWLAAIRGGQGSERSKSLVTVSLIAVKWLFCFIALFWWRRRAEAVLEGARERLHERDRHARRAGESWRTRGIRYLLHVRRPLEWLLLGLTLLWFLPPEAKDLFEVEILFVVVGWILGGSLAVLSIDALAGQVEARGAPRSATSALRLRSLRLTGRTVVVVGLILAISQRIVGKGTIYSWVFSTCWFAVLPVFLVIIRWWRQVIFQRMARFRTRRAFFRWVDAHQAGWSSLPAAAMGGAYLFVHGASRAARAWVGRFDATRRLLAYLFRRGLKKKAAEGALVSLKPLPEELFQKLSPEAPPRKILVDQDDSVEKVLRRIKADGGGVYVVIGERGSGKSTVLRRARDALTAVSLVDCPIAGLDALRAELARALRLEDGATLDEAGQVANRAGSTVADSALVIDNAHRLIHPQMGGLQAFDALLEVARRNSSSCAWVLALDATIWRFFLRARGERPTFDDVMTLPIWREPDVVALLQTRSREAGIEPRFDHLLEQLPGDADEIEREEALARTEASYYRMIWDYSAGNPGVALHMWRRSLGVDDEGTVFVKLFKAPDTVDLERLPDDVVFVLRSVLRLELALPADLVRATMLPDAQVASALRYGLARGYFEDLEGRYRVTWGWYRAVTRLLQRRHLLPASR; translated from the coding sequence TTGGCGACACGGAAGCTGACGGGGCACATCCGAGACCTGATGGCCGAGCGGCTCGATCTGACGGTCGATCCCTCCAGCCTGTTCGAGGTGGCGCTGGGAGATGAGGCGGCGATCCGCGTCGAGGCCGAGCGGCTTCGGACGATCCTCGCGCACGCCGCGCGCATCCCGGCGGACGCCGGGATCTCCGACGCCACCGTCGCCGGGCCTTCGCGGAGGGCGCGCCCGCGGCGAGGGCACGATCGCCGCCGTGACGCCGGTGCTCCTCCGGATGCGACCCCGCACGAGCTACCGCGAGACCTCCCGGCCTCACTCTGGGCCGCCAGAGTCGAGCTCGACCGCGCGCGACTGGATTTCCTGGTGCTTCCCAGGGCGCGCCGGGAAGAGCTCCTTGGACGCCATGCAGCGCGACAACGGGGCGCGGGGGCGAACAAGGAGGCGGCCGAGATCAGCGCGGCGAACCGACGTGCGCTGGCCGCGACAGAGGAACGCCAACTCGCCCTCTCGATGGCGCGGAGGGCTCGTAGCGAAGCCGAGCGCCTCGTCGCGGAGGAGCGGGCACGCCTGCTCGACGTCGCGCGCGAGCAGGCCGAGCTGGAGGGGCGGATCGCCCGCGAGAGCCAGGCTCTCAAAGAGCGAGCCGACAAGACGCTGCTTCTGCTGCGAGAGGTGCGGGAACTGGAGCAGACCAGGAAGAATGGCGCCGGCGCCGACGCACTCTACGCGAACCTGCGCGCCTGGGTGCGTGCCACCCGCGAAGAGGTCGCGGCGGCGCTGGCCGCGCCGCGACGAGAGGTGCCCGGCGCGAGCGACGATCGGCTCGCCGGTCTCGCCGTCGACGTCGATCGGCAGTCGGTGGGTCAGACGCGCGCGACGCTGGAGAAGGCGGCCCGGCGTCTGCGCGTTCTCGCGGAGCGGGCCCGGTGGGCGCGAGTCCACGGCCTCCACGCCGAGATGCTCGCGCTGAACGACGCCCGGCTGCGTCTGCTGCCCCAGCTCTCGGCCTCGAAGCGGAGTGCGATCACGGGCTTCTCCGAGGTGGGCCGAGAGCAGGCAGGAGCCGAGCTCCGGCAAGTGACGCTGGTGCTCCGCTATCATCTTCAGGCGACCCTGAGATGGCTCGCGGCGATCCGGGGCGGCCAGGGCTCGGAGCGCAGCAAGTCGCTGGTCACGGTCAGTCTGATCGCGGTGAAGTGGTTGTTTTGCTTCATCGCCCTCTTCTGGTGGCGTCGACGCGCCGAAGCGGTCCTCGAGGGCGCGCGCGAGCGTCTGCACGAGAGAGATCGGCACGCACGACGCGCCGGGGAGAGCTGGCGCACGCGAGGCATCCGGTACCTCCTTCACGTGCGCCGGCCGCTCGAATGGCTGCTCCTCGGCCTCACTCTGCTGTGGTTCCTCCCGCCAGAGGCGAAGGACCTGTTCGAGGTCGAGATCCTCTTCGTGGTGGTGGGCTGGATCCTCGGCGGGTCGCTCGCGGTGCTCAGCATCGACGCGCTCGCGGGGCAGGTCGAGGCCCGCGGCGCGCCCCGCTCAGCCACCTCGGCGCTCCGGTTGCGCTCGCTCCGGCTCACCGGGCGCACGGTGGTGGTGGTCGGATTGATCCTGGCGATCAGCCAGAGAATCGTCGGAAAGGGGACGATCTACAGCTGGGTCTTCTCGACCTGCTGGTTCGCCGTTCTCCCCGTCTTCCTCGTGATCATCCGCTGGTGGCGCCAGGTGATCTTTCAGCGCATGGCACGCTTCCGCACGCGACGGGCGTTCTTCCGCTGGGTCGACGCGCATCAGGCCGGCTGGAGCAGCCTTCCCGCTGCGGCCATGGGCGGCGCCTACCTCTTCGTCCACGGGGCGAGTCGCGCGGCACGCGCGTGGGTGGGCCGCTTCGACGCCACCCGTCGCCTGCTGGCGTACCTCTTCCGGCGCGGTCTGAAGAAGAAGGCTGCGGAGGGAGCGCTCGTCTCCTTGAAGCCCCTCCCCGAAGAGCTCTTCCAGAAGCTATCTCCTGAGGCGCCGCCTCGGAAGATCCTCGTCGACCAGGACGACAGCGTAGAGAAGGTCCTTCGACGAATCAAGGCGGACGGAGGAGGAGTGTACGTGGTGATCGGCGAGCGCGGCAGCGGAAAGAGCACCGTCCTTCGGCGCGCACGCGACGCGCTGACCGCCGTCTCCCTGGTCGACTGCCCGATTGCCGGCCTCGACGCGCTCCGTGCGGAGCTCGCCCGCGCGCTGCGGCTCGAGGATGGGGCGACCCTGGACGAGGCCGGCCAGGTCGCCAATCGAGCCGGGTCGACCGTCGCCGACTCGGCCCTCGTGATCGACAATGCGCACCGGCTGATCCATCCCCAGATGGGAGGCCTGCAGGCTTTCGACGCGCTTCTCGAGGTGGCGCGACGCAACAGCTCCTCCTGCGCCTGGGTCCTGGCGCTCGACGCGACCATCTGGCGCTTCTTTCTCCGGGCCCGCGGTGAGCGACCGACCTTCGACGACGTGATGACCCTGCCGATCTGGCGCGAGCCCGACGTCGTGGCGTTGCTGCAAACGCGGTCCCGCGAGGCCGGAATCGAGCCACGGTTTGATCACCTGCTCGAGCAGCTCCCCGGCGACGCCGACGAGATCGAACGAGAGGAGGCACTCGCCCGAACGGAGGCGAGCTATTACCGCATGATCTGGGACTACTCCGCCGGCAACCCGGGAGTGGCGCTGCACATGTGGCGACGGTCCCTCGGCGTCGACGATGAGGGCACGGTCTTCGTCAAGCTCTTCAAGGCCCCCGACACGGTGGACCTCGAGAGGCTTCCCGACGACGTCGTCTTCGTGCTCCGCTCGGTGCTCCGACTCGAGCTGGCGCTGCCCGCGGACCTCGTGCGAGCCACGATGCTCCCCGATGCCCAGGTCGCGAGCGCTCTCCGCTATGGCCTGGCCCGAGGGTATTTCGAAGACCTTGAGGGCCGATACCGCGTGACCTGGGGCTGGTACCGCGCCGTCACGCGTCTGTTGCAGCGGCGCCACCTGCTTCCCGCCAGCCGTTGA
- a CDS encoding mechanosensitive ion channel family protein yields MRQILSRLVDRFGPDTVGDWLAKILPKMIIAAIVLAVFYGLWRLVDRASRLLARKAALDRTAMTFIRTVARVGMMTLALVTALSELGINTGAFVASLGIVGLTIGFAARDTLSNVISGLFIFWDRPFVVGDLIEVDGKYGRVTDITLRSTRVVTPDGKMLAIPNTAMVNTTVASYTNFPGLRLDIDMTVGPREDLSRVRAIFSELVGADPRFLTTPPAEMVVTAVNDYNLALQFRVWLADEKQHIAERFALRERLLEALRAARVEMPLETLQLAPVELRQTLLAGTPPT; encoded by the coding sequence ATGCGACAGATCCTGAGTCGACTGGTCGACCGTTTTGGCCCGGACACCGTCGGTGACTGGCTTGCAAAGATCCTGCCCAAGATGATCATCGCGGCGATCGTGCTGGCCGTCTTCTACGGCCTGTGGCGGCTCGTGGACCGAGCGAGCCGCTTGCTCGCCCGCAAGGCGGCTCTGGACCGCACCGCGATGACCTTCATCCGGACCGTCGCGCGCGTGGGAATGATGACCCTCGCCCTGGTCACGGCGCTGTCCGAGCTGGGCATCAACACCGGCGCGTTCGTCGCGAGCCTCGGGATCGTGGGCCTCACCATCGGCTTCGCCGCGCGAGACACGCTGTCGAACGTGATCAGCGGGCTCTTCATCTTCTGGGACCGGCCCTTCGTCGTCGGGGATCTGATCGAGGTCGACGGAAAGTACGGACGGGTAACGGACATCACGCTGCGCTCGACCCGCGTGGTGACCCCCGACGGGAAGATGCTCGCGATCCCGAACACCGCCATGGTGAACACCACCGTCGCCTCCTACACCAACTTCCCCGGTCTCAGACTGGACATCGACATGACGGTCGGTCCCAGAGAGGATCTGAGCCGGGTACGCGCGATCTTCTCGGAGTTGGTAGGCGCGGACCCCCGGTTCCTGACCACCCCTCCGGCGGAGATGGTGGTCACCGCCGTCAATGACTACAACCTCGCACTCCAGTTTCGGGTCTGGCTGGCCGACGAGAAGCAGCACATCGCGGAGCGTTTCGCCCTGCGTGAGCGACTCCTTGAGGCGCTGCGGGCGGCGCGGGTCGAGATGCCGCTGGAGACCCTCCAGCTCGCGCCCGTGGAGCTCAGGCAGACGCTGCTGGCGGGGACGCCGCCGACCTGA